The following are encoded together in the Nitrospira sp. genome:
- the rplL gene encoding 50S ribosomal protein L7/L12, giving the protein MKKEEKATAIAELTEKFGRARLAILTECAGMPVSQMTELRRQLRGAKAEYCVVKNTLAVRASVGTTLADAKEHFKGPTGLVIGYDDPVLPAKILRDFIQAEKRSEKMKVTVGVLEGRLVQAADLTAIAQLPKKEVLIAMLLSAMQGPIRGVVYALSGVLSKFVRVIAAIQDKKKGEGDMSAAAGTKLSQDELIKAIEGMSVLELAELVKGLESRFGVTAAAPVAVAAVGGGGGAAAAPAEEKTSFDVILASAPADKKIQVIKVVRELTSLGLKEAKDLVEGAPKPIKSGATKEEADAMKKKLEESGAKVEIK; this is encoded by the coding sequence ATGAAGAAAGAAGAAAAAGCAACAGCGATCGCGGAGTTGACGGAAAAGTTCGGTCGCGCACGCTTGGCTATTCTGACGGAATGTGCCGGGATGCCCGTCAGTCAGATGACTGAGCTGCGCAGGCAATTGCGCGGTGCCAAGGCTGAATACTGTGTCGTCAAGAATACTCTGGCTGTGCGGGCGTCTGTGGGGACCACCCTGGCTGATGCGAAGGAGCATTTTAAGGGCCCGACCGGGCTCGTGATTGGGTACGACGATCCGGTTCTTCCGGCCAAAATCTTGCGCGATTTTATTCAGGCGGAAAAACGCTCTGAAAAAATGAAGGTGACGGTCGGAGTATTGGAAGGCAGGTTGGTGCAGGCGGCCGATCTGACAGCGATTGCGCAGCTGCCGAAGAAGGAAGTGTTAATCGCCATGTTGTTGTCGGCCATGCAGGGGCCGATACGTGGTGTGGTCTATGCGTTGAGCGGAGTCTTGAGCAAGTTTGTGCGAGTCATTGCAGCCATTCAGGATAAAAAGAAAGGGGAGGGGGACATGTCAGCAGCAGCAGGAACAAAATTGTCGCAGGATGAATTGATCAAGGCAATCGAGGGCATGAGCGTATTGGAGTTGGCGGAATTGGTGAAGGGCCTGGAGTCGCGTTTTGGCGTGACGGCGGCAGCACCGGTGGCCGTTGCGGCAGTGGGCGGTGGCGGTGGTGCGGCGGCGGCGCCGGCTGAAGAGAAGACCTCCTTTGATGTCATTCTGGCCAGCGCTCCGGCCGACAAAAAGATTCAGGTCATCAAGGTGGTGCGTGAGCTCACCAGTCTGGGGCTCAAGGAAGCGAAGGATTTGGTCGAAGGTGCGCCAAAG
- a CDS encoding 50S ribosomal protein L1: MGKKMTAAQEKIEPRFYELKEAVEAVKQAAFAKYDESVDLAIRLGVDPKRSDQMVRGTTALPHGTGKKLRVLVFAKGEKEQEAKQAGADYVGADDLMEKIKGGWMEFDCAISTPDLMASVGKLGKVLGPRGLMPNPKTGTVTFEVGKAVSEIRKGRVEFKVEKAGIVQVPVGKVSFDVQKLCDNAQAVLESVVKAKPSSCKGRYLKSVTMSSTMGPGVKLDPVALSKLWG; encoded by the coding sequence ATGGGAAAGAAAATGACCGCGGCTCAGGAGAAGATCGAGCCCAGGTTTTATGAGTTGAAGGAGGCGGTTGAAGCCGTCAAGCAGGCCGCCTTCGCGAAGTATGACGAATCCGTTGATTTGGCCATTCGGCTGGGCGTTGATCCGAAACGATCGGATCAGATGGTTCGCGGGACGACCGCGCTCCCGCACGGTACCGGGAAAAAGCTCCGCGTGCTCGTATTTGCTAAGGGTGAGAAAGAGCAGGAAGCGAAGCAAGCCGGGGCTGACTATGTGGGCGCCGATGATCTGATGGAAAAAATTAAGGGCGGATGGATGGAGTTTGATTGCGCAATCTCTACCCCCGACTTGATGGCCTCCGTCGGTAAGCTCGGTAAAGTGCTCGGTCCGCGAGGCCTGATGCCAAACCCGAAGACGGGGACGGTGACGTTCGAGGTCGGAAAGGCCGTGAGCGAAATTCGCAAGGGCCGCGTCGAATTCAAGGTGGAGAAGGCTGGTATCGTGCAGGTTCCGGTCGGCAAGGTGTCATTCGATGTGCAGAAATTGTGTGACAACGCTCAGGCGGTGTTGGAATCGGTGGTCAAGGCAAAGCCGTCATCTTGTAAGGGGCGTTATCTCAAGAGCGTGACAATGTCGAGCACCATGGGTCCTGGTGTGAAGCTGGATCCAGTGGCGCTCTCGAAGTTGTGGGGGTGA
- the rplK gene encoding 50S ribosomal protein L11: MAKEVSAQIKLQIPAGKANPAPPVGPSLGQHGVNIMEFCKQFNAKTQKEGDSIIPVIITVYKDRSFTFIMKTPPASDLLKKAAGIIKGSGVPHKDKVGKVTQAQIREIAQKKMSDLNAADLEGAINIIQGTARSMGITVQ, translated from the coding sequence ATGGCCAAGGAAGTATCAGCACAGATTAAGTTGCAAATTCCGGCCGGCAAGGCGAATCCTGCTCCGCCTGTCGGTCCATCGCTGGGACAGCACGGCGTGAACATCATGGAGTTTTGCAAGCAGTTCAATGCAAAAACCCAAAAAGAAGGGGATAGCATTATCCCGGTGATCATTACGGTCTATAAGGACCGGAGCTTCACCTTCATTATGAAGACTCCGCCGGCGTCGGATCTGCTCAAGAAGGCTGCCGGTATCATCAAGGGTTCTGGCGTCCCGCACAAGGATAAGGTTGGGAAAGTCACGCAAGCTCAGATTCGGGAGATTGCGCAGAAGAAAATGTCCGATCTGAATGCGGCCGACCTTGAGGGCGCCATCAATATTATTCAGGGGACGGCGCGCAGCATGGGTATCACCGTCCAGTAA